A genomic stretch from Diprion similis isolate iyDipSimi1 chromosome 1, iyDipSimi1.1, whole genome shotgun sequence includes:
- the LOC124406058 gene encoding uncharacterized protein LOC124406058, with amino-acid sequence MIQDTNPAACFDSTTAKVEMEVSKQSLLLSNCLPFYHAVFVNPINRLWGSGESRWDLRIHTVGFSGGMECTLWHYHHVGVERLPEESSGERWIILYLDSTGRSK; translated from the coding sequence ATGATCCAGGATACAAATCCAGCGGCATGTTTCGACTCAACCACAGCAAAAGTGGAGATGGAGGTGTCAAAACAGTCCCTCCTACTTTCGAACTGTTTACCCTTTTACCACGCCGTATTTGTTAATCCGATAAATAGACTCTGGGGATCCGGAGAGTCTCGATGGGATTTGCGTATACACACCGTCGGATTTTCCGGAGGCATGGAGTGTACGCTTTGGCATTACCACCACGTGGGAGTTGAGCGGCTACCTGAAGAGTCGAGTGGAGAGCGATGGATAATCCTTTATTTGGATTCGACTGGTCGAAGCAAATGA